In Pseudomonas sp. ADAK2, the genomic window GCGTTCGCTCATCGAGCACTGCTCGCCGAGCTGCTCCAGGGCCGCTTCGTCGTACGGATAGATCCGCGCTTTCGGAATGGTCATCGCGCCGGCACGACGAACGTGCGGCGTGTCTTGCTTGGAATGGATAACACTGCGGATCGCCCGGTGCGTGAGCAAGTCCGGGTAGCGGCGGATCGGCGAGGTGAAGTGGGTATAGGCTTCGTAATTCAGGCCGAAGTGGCCCTGGTTATCGGCGCTATACACCGCCTGGCTCAACGAGCGCAGCATGACGGTCTGGATCAGGTGGAAATCCGGACGGTCCTTGATGCTCGCCAGCAAGGCCTGGTAATCCTTCGGCGACGGGCCGTCCTTGCCTTTGTGCAGGGACAGGCCGAGCTCGCCAAGGAAGGCGCGCAGTTTTTCCAGACGCTCCGGTGGCGGACCGTTGTGCACGCGATACAGCGCAGGAATTTCGTGTTTCTTCAGGAATTCAGCAGTGGCCACGTTGGCCGCCAGCATGCACTCCTCGATCAGTTTGTGCGCATCGTTACGCACGGTCGGACGGATTTCGGCAATCTTGCGCTCAGTGCCGAAGATGATCCGGGTTTCCTGAGTTTCAAAATCGATCGCCCCCCGCACGTGACGAGCGGCCAGCAGCACTTTGTACAGTGCGTAAAGCTGCTTGAGGTGCGGCAGAACGTCGGTGTACTCGCCACGAAGCTGACGCGCCTCGGTGAGTTTCGGCGTTTCCAGCATCGCGCTGACCTTGTTATAGGTCAGGCGAGCGTGGGAGTGAATCACCGCTTCGTAGAAGCAGTAGTCGGTCATCTCGCCGGATTTGGAGATGGTCATCTCGCAAACCATGGCCAGGCGATCGACGTGCGGGTTCAGCGAGCACAGGCCGTTGGACAGCTGCTCAGGCAGCATTGGCACAACGCGCTCGGGGAAGTACACCGAGTTACCGCGAACCTGGGATTCGTTGTCCAGCGCCGAACCGATCTTCACGTAGCTGGAGACGTCGGCAATTGCCACGTACAACTTCCAGCCGCCGGAGAACAGGCGCAGCTTGCCTGGCTTGGATTCGCAATAAACGGCGTCATCGAAGTCCCGCGCATCTTCACCGTCGATGGTTACGAACGGCAGATGGCGCAGGTCGACGCGCTTCTCTTTGTCTTTCTCTTCGACTTCAGGCTTGAGCTTGGCGGCTTCTTTGAGCACAGCCTCAGGCCATACGTGCGGGATATCGTACGCGCGCAGGGCGACGTCGATTTCCATGCCCGGCGCCATGTAGTTACCCACGACTTCAACCACGTCGCCTTGCGGCTGGAAGCGTGGCGTTGGCCAGTGAGTGATCTTCACTTCGACGAACTGACCGATATTGGCATTGGCGTTGCGACCCGGGGTGACCAGCACTTCTTGCTGGATCTTCGGGTTATCCGCAACCACGAAGCCGATACCGCCTTCTTCGAAGTAACGGCCGACGATAGTCTCGTGGGCACGGGAAACGACTTCGACGATCATGCCTTCGCGGCGACCGCGACGGTCCAGGCCGGAAACACGGGCCAGAGCACGGTCGCCGTCGAACACCAGACGCATTTGCGCCGGGCTCATGAACAGGTCGTCACTGCCGTCGTCCGGAACCAGGAAGCCGAAACCGTCACGGTGACCGCTGATGCGGCCCAGGATCAGGTCGAGCTTATCCACAGGCGCATAGGTGCCGCGACGGGTATAGATCAGTTGAGCGTCGCGCTCCATGGCGCGCAGGCGGCGACGCAGGGCTTCGAGCTGGTCTTCTGTGGTCAGACCAAACTCCTCGACCAACTGCTCGCGGTTAGCAGGCGAACCTCGATCAGCAAGGTGCTGAAGGATCAGTTCGCGGCTAGGAATAGGGTTTTCATATTTTTCCGCTTCACGAGCGGCCTCGGGATCGAGGGACTGCCAATCGGCCATTAGAGAGTTTTCACCTTGTCTATATGCGGGTTAGTTTGGCATAGGCGTAATGAAACGGGAAATTTCAGGCTGTGACAGCCCATCTAAAGCCCTTTATCGACACCGCGAAGCTGATTTAAATGCCGCTGGAGAAATTTTCCAGGTTTTTTTAGCGACAGGGGTTTACAGTTAAAAAGACGCTCCGTATAGTGCGCGCCATCGACGACGCACTAGCGTTGCCGATACTGCCCAGATGGTGAAATTGGTAGACACGCCAGCTTCAGGTGCTGGTGACCGCAAGGTCGTGGAAGTTCGAGTCTTCTTCTGGGCACCAATTTCGAGCTTGAGATTAGATCAATTTCAAGGCTCACACAAAAACCCGCGAAAGCGGGTTTTTTGCATTCAGGGCTTCTGATTTATTAAAACCAAATCAGGGGTTTACAGATCAAAATGCTCTCCGTATAGTGCGCCACATCAACAGCGGCAACGTTGCTGATACTGCCCAGATGGTGAAATTGGTAGACACGCCAGCTTCAGGTGCTGGTGACCGCAAGGTCGTGGAAGTTCGAGTCTTCTTCTGGGCACCAATTCAAATTTCAGAGTCGATCTGGAATTTCACAAAAACCCGCGAAAGCGGGTTTTTGCGTTTCTGGCTTTCAAAAACCCGGAACTGCGCAAGCCCACACCCTCCTGTAGCAGCTGGCGAAGCCTGCGTTCGGCTGCGCAGCAGTCGTAAACCTGCGCACCAGTTTCTTCCGAATGACCGTATTCTATGATTTCGCGACTGCTGCGCAGCCGAACGCAGGCTTCGCCAGCTGCTACAAAGGCCCGCCTCCCCCCTGTAGCAAAGCCTCGCCAGCCCCCGCAAAGCGCACTTGAGAAACAATATCGTTTATCATTGTTGCAAGTTTTTGCAATGCGACAGTGAGGAACCCTGCGAATGATGTTTCGAAATACCCTGCGCCGTAGCCTGACCTTTACCCTGCTCGGCCTGGCGCTCGCCACTCCCCTCACCCAAGCCGCCGACCCGGTTTCCCTGACGCTCTACAACGGCCAACACAAGGAAGTCGGCGATGCGGTCGCCAAAGCCTTCGAAGCCAAGACCGGGATTCACGTCAACGTGCGCAAGGGCAGCAGCAACCAGCTCGCCAGCCAGGTCGTCGAAGAAGGCGATCGCTCCCCCGCTGACGTGATCTATACCGAAGAATCGCCGCCGCTGAACAAACTGGGCGAACAAGGCCTGCTGGCCCAGACCGACGCCACCACCCTCGCCGTCCTGCCGAAAGACTACGTCGCCGGCAACGGCACCTGGATCGGCATCACCGCACGGGTCCGCGTGGTCGCCTTCAACCCGAAGCTGGTCGATGAAAAAGACCTGCCCAAATCGGTGATGGAATTCTCCGATCCAAAATGGCAAGGCAAAGTCGGTTTCGTGCCGACCAGCGGCGCGTTCCAGGAACAGGCCGTGGCGATTATCAAGACCCACGGCATGGACGCTGCCGAAGAATGGCTGACCGGCCTGCGCGCCTTCGGCAAGGTCTATAGCAACAATATGGTTGCGCTGAAAGCCGTGGAAAACGGCGAAGTCGCCACCGTGCTGGTGAACAACTATTACTGGTTCGCCCTGCAGCGTGAAAAAGGCCAGCTCGATTCGAAACTGCATTACTTCACCGGCGGCGACGTCGGCGGATTGATCACCGTCTCCAGCGCGGCCGTGCTGAAGTCCAGCAAACATCCCAAAGAAGCCCAGCAATTCCTCGCCTACATGGCCAGCGAAGAAGGTCAGCGCGTGATTACCCAGACCACCGCCGAATACCCACTGCACAAAGGCATGGAATCGGACCGCGGGCTCAAGCCGTTCAGCGAACTCGAAGCGCCGAAAGTCACCCCGGCCGACCTCGGCAATGCCGAAGAAGCCCTGGACCTGGAACGTGACGTTGGCTTGAACTGATGAGCGCATCGTTATCCGCCCCCGCCGCGCGCGGGGGTTACGTGCCACGGCGCAAACGGCCGTCGATCTGGTTGCTGCTACCGGTGTTGCTGCTGGTGGTGCTCAGCCTGTTGCCGCTGGCGTATGTCGGGCTCAAGACCTGGCAGGCTGGTTGGGCCGAGGCGCTGCATTTGCTGTGGCGGCCGTATGTGTTTGGCCTGCTGCGCAACACGTTGTCGCTGATGGTTGGCGTGACGCTGGCTTGCGGCGTGATCGGTCTATCGCTGGCCTGGTTGCTGGAACGGAGCAATCTGAAGGGCCGGCGGCTGTGGGGCGTAATCCTGTGCTTACCGTTTGCCGTTCCGGCATTCGTCAGCAGCTTTACCTGGGTTTCCCTCAGCGCGCATTTCGAGGGCTTGGGCGGGGCAATTCTGGTGATGACCCTGTCCAAGTATCCGCTGGTGTTTCTGCCAGTGGCGGCAACCCTGCGCAATCTTGATCCATCGCTGGAAGAATCCGCCCGCACCCTGGGGCAGAATCGCTGGGGCGTGTTTTTCCGGATCACCCTGCCGCTGCTCTGGCCGTCCTTGCTGGCCGGCTCGCTGCTGATTGCGCTGCACATGCTGGTGGAATTCGGCGCGCTGTCGATCATCGGCCTGCAAACGTTCACCACGGCGATTTATCAACAGTTTGAACTGGAGTTCAGTAACGCCAACGCGGCGATGCTGTCGGCGGTGTTGCTGGCGTTGTGTCTGGTGCTGCTGTGGCTGGAGCTGCGGGTGCGTGGCAAGGGTCGACATGTGCGGACCGGCCAAGGTGCCGCGCGACATGCAGAACAAGTTCGCCTGGGACCATGGGCCGTGGCGGGACAGGTTTATTGCCTGGCATTGGCGATTATCGGCAGCGGCATTCCGCTAGGGATGCTGGCGTACTGGCTGGCGGTTGGCTCGTCAGCTGCTTTCCCGATAGCGGCAATCAGCGAGGCGCTGCTGTCATCCCTGGCGCTATCGCTGGGTGGTGCCGCGCTGTGCCTGGTGCTGGCGGTACCTGTGGGCTTGCTGGTGGTGCGTTACAAAGGCCAATTGGCAATCTGGGCCGAGCGCTTGCCGTATCTGCTGCACGCGCTCCCTGGCCTGGTGATTGCGCTGACCCTGGTGTATTTCGCCCTGCACTACGTGCCGGCGCTGTACCAGACGTCGACACTATTGCTGATCGCTTATGCGCTGCTGTTCCTGCCGCTGGCCCAGGCGCCGATTCGCACGGCGCTGAACAAGGCCGCACCGCAACTGGAAGAGGCGGCACGCACGCTGGGCGCGTCGTCGTTCAGCGCGTTTTGCCGCGTGACCTTGCCGATCATCTTCCCCGCATTGGGCGCGGCGTTTGCGCTGGTGTTTCTGGATGCGATGAAAGAACTGACGGCCACGCTGCTGCTGAGCCCGACCGGGCTGAATACGCTGGCGACCGAAGTGTGGGCGCATACCGCGAACGTGGAGTTTGCGGCGGCGGCGCCTTACGCGGCGTTGTTGATTCTGGTGTCGGGGTTGCCGGTGTACCTGTTAACAACTCGAATGTATTTGAGCCGCTGAAAAGCATCGCGGGCAGGCCTTGCTCCTACAGGGATCACGCATATCCCGTAGGAGCAAGGCTTGCCCGCGATGGCGCCAGCCCAGACAACGAAAATCCTAAGCCCTGAACTGCCCCAGACTCGCCTTCAACTGCGCCGCCAATCCATCCAGCACTTTGCCGCTGGCCGTGGTTTCCACCACCGCCTGAGCCGCTTTTTCAGCCTGTGCGTGAATGGTTTCCACCCGACCGCGCACCGCTTGCGCGCCTTGGGCCTGATGCGCCGCTGCCTGGGTCGCCAGGCCGATCGCCGCGTGCACCTGCTCGACCGAGACCTGCACCGACTGCTGCAACCGCGCACTGTCGCGCAATACCAGCAAACCTTCACTGGCCTGACGCCCGGCCTGACCGATCGCCGCCACCGCCTCACGCGCGCCTTGCTGCAAGGCCACGATATGCGCCTGGATATCGCCGGTAGAGCTTTGCGTCTTGCTCGCTAGCGCTCGCACTTCATCTGCCACAACGGCGAACCCACGACCGGTCTCACCCGCCCGCGCCGCCTCGATAGCGGCGTTCAGCGCCAGCAGGTTGGTTTGCTCGGCGATCCCGTGAATCACTGTCAGCACCACTTCAATCTGTTCACTTTGCTGCGCCAGGCGTTCGATGACTTTCGCGCCAGTGTCGACCTGCCCGGCCAGCGCCTCGATCAGGCTGCCGACCTTGGCCGAAGTCCGGGTGTTCTCATCGGTGGCCGAACGGATATCTACCACCTGCTGCAAGGCTGCCTGCATCGCATGGCTTTCCGACTGTGCCTCATCGGCCATTTGCGACAACGCGCGCAGGCTCTCGGCGACTTCATCACGCTGCATGCCTGCCGCTTTATCGGCCCCGGCATTGCGCAAGGTCATGGCACCGATTTCCACGCCGGTACGCTGGGCCACGTCGCCCGCTTCGCGCACGATCGGCTGCAACTTATCCACAAAGCGATTGACCGCCGAGGCCATGTCGCCGATTTCGTCCTTGCTGTTGATCTGCACACGCTTGGTCAGGTCACCCTCACCCGCCGCCAGATCATCCATGGCCGCAATCAGCAGCTTCAGGCGATTGACCACGCGACGACCCAGCACCACGGCCAACAAAAGCAACACGCCGAAACCGACCACCGCCAGGCCCATGCCGATGCGCCAGCGCAAGGTGCCCGCCGCTTCCTGCACGGTACTGGTGGTATTGGCCTGCATTTGAGAAGCCGTGGACTGCGCCGACTTCAGGCGCGCGCCCATTGCTGCTGCGCTGTCAGCGGCTGCGCCTTTGAGGCTGTCGCCGACCAGTTGATCACTGCTGGCGATCAACGCCGAGAAGCGCTTGTCGAGGGCCGCCAGATCGACTTCCACGGACGCGGTGGAGACGCCCATCAAGACCTTGCCGATTTCCACGCCATTGGGGCTGATTGAGGCTTCGAGGTAGTAGACCGATGGATCGTTCTTCGCCGCATCCAGCACTTTGTCCAATGCGCGCTCGCCCTGGCCTTTCTCCAGCAGCGCTTTGTTGATCGGGTTCTCGCGATTCAAATAGCGCGTCAGGTGCTGGCCGGTGGCGTCGTCGTAAATCACGAACAGCACGTTTGGATTGCGCTGGGCCCGGCGGGCGAATTCGGACAGGGTAGGCACGTCGCTGTCCCACATGGCGCGGGGTGCGACCGAGGCCAGGAGCTGAGCCATGTCATTGGCAGAGTCCTTCAGGTCTTTTTCCAAAGTCGTACGTAACTGCGCCTGTTCGTCCTTCAGACGTGAGGACAAACCGGCAGTGAGTCGCTGACGGGTGTTGGTTGACAGACTGTCCAGGCTCGACGTGACTTCACGCCCCGCCTGCTCCAGTTCACCAGACAGCTTTTGACTGTCAGCCCCCAAGCGCACGCCGAGATCGGCTTCCAGCGCAGTGACCGTGCTCCGAGTCAGGGCGACGGCAACCAGCACTTGCACCAAAAGGGCGATACCAAGGGTAACGAACACAGGCCGCAGAAGACGGCTTTGTAACAGTGAGAGAATGGCTGACACTTAAAATCCCTCTGCTTGGCGCCATTAAATTGATGGCGCACTGGAAGCGATGCTTTTAATCAACATCACAGCAAAGGTCGTGCCGTCCGACAGACAGATACGACAAAGGCCCCAAATGAGGGGCCTTTGTGTTTTATATCAACGACTTATTAAGCGAACGGATGGCGCAGAACGATGGTTTCGTTGCGGTCCGGGCCCGTCGAAATAATGTCAATCGGCGCACCGACCAACTCTTCAACGCGTTTGATGTAGTTGCGAGCGGCTTGCGGCAGCTCTTCCAGGGTCTTGGCACCGACGGTGGATTCGGTCCAGCCTGGCATCTCTTCGTACACTGGCTCGAGGCCGATGTAGCTGTCGGCGTCGGTCGGTGCGTCGATCACTGCACCATCCTGGTTCTTGTAGCCGACACAGATGTTGATGGTTTCCAGGCCGTCCAGCACGTCCAGCTTGGTCAGGCACAGGCCCGAGATGCTGTTGACGTCGATAGCGCGACGCAGGATGACGGCATCGAACCAGCCGCAACGACGGGCACGACCGGTGGTAGCGCCGAACTCGTGGCCACGCTTGGCCAGGAAGGCACCAACGTCGTCGAACAATTCAGTCGGGAACGGGCCCGACCCAACGCGAGTGGTGTAGGCCTTGGTGATGCCGAGGATGTAATCCAGGTACATCGGACCGAAACCCGAACCGGTGGCGATGCCGCCCGCGGTGGTGTTGGAGCTGGTGACGTACGGGTAGGTACCGTGGTCGATGTCCAGCAGGGAGCCTTGGGCGCCTTCGAACATGATGTCTTTGCCAGCGCGACGCAGCTCGTGCAGCTCAGCGGTGACGTCGAGCATCATCGGCTTGAGCAGCTCGGCGTATTCCATGCACTCGTCGAGTGTCTTCTGGAAGTCGATCGCTGGCTCTTTGTAGTAATTGACCAGGACGAAGTTGTGGTAATCCAGCAACTCGCCCAGCTTGGCGGCGAAACGCTCACGATGGAACAGGTCACCGATGCGCAGGCCGCGACGGGCAACTTTATCTTCGTAAGCCGGGCCGATGCCGCGACCGGTCGTACCGATCTTCAGCTCGCCACGGGCCTTTTCACGTGCCTGGTCCAGCGCGACGTGATAGGACAGGATCAGCGGGCAGGACGGGCTGATACGCAGGCGCTCGCGCACCGGTACGCCTTTCTCTTCCAGCTTGATGATCTCGCGCAGCAGAGCGTCCGGTGCAACCACCACGCCGTTGCCGATCAGGCACTGCACGCCTTCGCGCAGCACGCCCGACGGGATCAGGTGCAAGACGGTTTTCTCGCCGTCGATCACCAGGGTGTGACCCGCGTTGTGGCCACCTTGGTAGCGCACTACGGCGGCAGCATGTTCGGTCAGCAGATCAACGATCTTGCCTTTGCCCTCATCACCCCATTGGGTGCCCAGGACTACGACATTCTTACCCATAACACTTGTCCTCATTCGCGCAAACTTGGTGCCGGCAGCCGCCGGCAGGAAAACTCAAGAAGCCAGCGGCAATACTTGCCAAAGCCCGTTCTGCTGAATCAATTGCCGGTCGCAGTCCGCTTCACGGGCGGCGGCCAATGGTTGCCCAGGCAACGCCTGAACGACACGCTGACCCTCACTGCGCAACTGGCAAACCTGCTGCCAGAGTGCCGCATCCGTACTGTCAGGCATCCAGATACCGCCAGACGGTAACTCGATCTCAGCACGCCCCAGGGTCACCAGGGTTTTCAAATCGGTGGAGAAGCCGGTTGCCGGACGGGCACGACCGAAGTCGGCGCCGATGTCGTCGTAACGACCGCCCTGGGCAATGGACTGGCCAACACCCGGCACGAACACGGCGAACACCACACCGGTGTGGTAGTGGTAGCCGCGCAATTCGCCCAAGTCGAAGTAAAGCGGTAATTCCGGGAAACGCGTAGACAGACGATCGGCGATGGCCAGCAAGTCTTCCAGCGCCGCCAGTACCGGTGCCGGCGCATTGGCCAGACGCTCACGGGCAGCGCTCAATACTTCACGGCCGCCACACAGATCGACCAGCGCGCGCAGCATGCCCGACAGCTCGGCAGGCAGACCTTCGGTCAAGGTAATGACCTCGTCGATGGCCTTGCGTTGCAAGGCGTCGAACAATTGTTGTTCGGTTTCACCGGACAAACCGGCCGCACGGGCCAGGCCACGGTAGATACCAACATGACCGAGGTCCATGTGCACGTCCGGCACATCGGCCAGTTGCAGCATGGCCAGCATCAGGCTGATGACTTCCACGTCGCTGCTCGGGCTGGCATCGCCGTACAACTCG contains:
- a CDS encoding ABC transporter permease, encoding MSASLSAPAARGGYVPRRKRPSIWLLLPVLLLVVLSLLPLAYVGLKTWQAGWAEALHLLWRPYVFGLLRNTLSLMVGVTLACGVIGLSLAWLLERSNLKGRRLWGVILCLPFAVPAFVSSFTWVSLSAHFEGLGGAILVMTLSKYPLVFLPVAATLRNLDPSLEESARTLGQNRWGVFFRITLPLLWPSLLAGSLLIALHMLVEFGALSIIGLQTFTTAIYQQFELEFSNANAAMLSAVLLALCLVLLWLELRVRGKGRHVRTGQGAARHAEQVRLGPWAVAGQVYCLALAIIGSGIPLGMLAYWLAVGSSAAFPIAAISEALLSSLALSLGGAALCLVLAVPVGLLVVRYKGQLAIWAERLPYLLHALPGLVIALTLVYFALHYVPALYQTSTLLLIAYALLFLPLAQAPIRTALNKAAPQLEEAARTLGASSFSAFCRVTLPIIFPALGAAFALVFLDAMKELTATLLLSPTGLNTLATEVWAHTANVEFAAAAPYAALLILVSGLPVYLLTTRMYLSR
- a CDS encoding methyl-accepting chemotaxis protein; amino-acid sequence: MSAILSLLQSRLLRPVFVTLGIALLVQVLVAVALTRSTVTALEADLGVRLGADSQKLSGELEQAGREVTSSLDSLSTNTRQRLTAGLSSRLKDEQAQLRTTLEKDLKDSANDMAQLLASVAPRAMWDSDVPTLSEFARRAQRNPNVLFVIYDDATGQHLTRYLNRENPINKALLEKGQGERALDKVLDAAKNDPSVYYLEASISPNGVEIGKVLMGVSTASVEVDLAALDKRFSALIASSDQLVGDSLKGAAADSAAAMGARLKSAQSTASQMQANTTSTVQEAAGTLRWRIGMGLAVVGFGVLLLLAVVLGRRVVNRLKLLIAAMDDLAAGEGDLTKRVQINSKDEIGDMASAVNRFVDKLQPIVREAGDVAQRTGVEIGAMTLRNAGADKAAGMQRDEVAESLRALSQMADEAQSESHAMQAALQQVVDIRSATDENTRTSAKVGSLIEALAGQVDTGAKVIERLAQQSEQIEVVLTVIHGIAEQTNLLALNAAIEAARAGETGRGFAVVADEVRALASKTQSSTGDIQAHIVALQQGAREAVAAIGQAGRQASEGLLVLRDSARLQQSVQVSVEQVHAAIGLATQAAAHQAQGAQAVRGRVETIHAQAEKAAQAVVETTASGKVLDGLAAQLKASLGQFRA
- the rnr gene encoding ribonuclease R translates to MADWQSLDPEAAREAEKYENPIPSRELILQHLADRGSPANREQLVEEFGLTTEDQLEALRRRLRAMERDAQLIYTRRGTYAPVDKLDLILGRISGHRDGFGFLVPDDGSDDLFMSPAQMRLVFDGDRALARVSGLDRRGRREGMIVEVVSRAHETIVGRYFEEGGIGFVVADNPKIQQEVLVTPGRNANANIGQFVEVKITHWPTPRFQPQGDVVEVVGNYMAPGMEIDVALRAYDIPHVWPEAVLKEAAKLKPEVEEKDKEKRVDLRHLPFVTIDGEDARDFDDAVYCESKPGKLRLFSGGWKLYVAIADVSSYVKIGSALDNESQVRGNSVYFPERVVPMLPEQLSNGLCSLNPHVDRLAMVCEMTISKSGEMTDYCFYEAVIHSHARLTYNKVSAMLETPKLTEARQLRGEYTDVLPHLKQLYALYKVLLAARHVRGAIDFETQETRIIFGTERKIAEIRPTVRNDAHKLIEECMLAANVATAEFLKKHEIPALYRVHNGPPPERLEKLRAFLGELGLSLHKGKDGPSPKDYQALLASIKDRPDFHLIQTVMLRSLSQAVYSADNQGHFGLNYEAYTHFTSPIRRYPDLLTHRAIRSVIHSKQDTPHVRRAGAMTIPKARIYPYDEAALEQLGEQCSMSERRADEATRDVVNWLKCEFMKDRVGESFPGVITAVTGFGLFVELTDIYVEGLVHVTALPGDYYHFDPVHHRLAGERTGRSFRLGDTVEVRVMRVDLDERKIDFEMAEKTISAPIGRKKRGAETTAPAAKTAAAAEPAPAKTGRRPAKEKAPEAYRPSDAAAKNAELRKSREMKQALLSEAKSGGKAASGGKTGRSAPDKAPGGKPASKHRKGPPKSGSAPAAKSGGARKPKAKS
- a CDS encoding extracellular solute-binding protein; protein product: MMFRNTLRRSLTFTLLGLALATPLTQAADPVSLTLYNGQHKEVGDAVAKAFEAKTGIHVNVRKGSSNQLASQVVEEGDRSPADVIYTEESPPLNKLGEQGLLAQTDATTLAVLPKDYVAGNGTWIGITARVRVVAFNPKLVDEKDLPKSVMEFSDPKWQGKVGFVPTSGAFQEQAVAIIKTHGMDAAEEWLTGLRAFGKVYSNNMVALKAVENGEVATVLVNNYYWFALQREKGQLDSKLHYFTGGDVGGLITVSSAAVLKSSKHPKEAQQFLAYMASEEGQRVITQTTAEYPLHKGMESDRGLKPFSELEAPKVTPADLGNAEEALDLERDVGLN
- a CDS encoding adenylosuccinate synthase, which codes for MGKNVVVLGTQWGDEGKGKIVDLLTEHAAAVVRYQGGHNAGHTLVIDGEKTVLHLIPSGVLREGVQCLIGNGVVVAPDALLREIIKLEEKGVPVRERLRISPSCPLILSYHVALDQAREKARGELKIGTTGRGIGPAYEDKVARRGLRIGDLFHRERFAAKLGELLDYHNFVLVNYYKEPAIDFQKTLDECMEYAELLKPMMLDVTAELHELRRAGKDIMFEGAQGSLLDIDHGTYPYVTSSNTTAGGIATGSGFGPMYLDYILGITKAYTTRVGSGPFPTELFDDVGAFLAKRGHEFGATTGRARRCGWFDAVILRRAIDVNSISGLCLTKLDVLDGLETINICVGYKNQDGAVIDAPTDADSYIGLEPVYEEMPGWTESTVGAKTLEELPQAARNYIKRVEELVGAPIDIISTGPDRNETIVLRHPFA
- a CDS encoding ATP phosphoribosyltransferase regulatory subunit, yielding MATVDRWLLPDGIEEVLPPEAARIEVARRQVLDLFQSWGYEFVVTPHIEYLESLLTGAGQDLDLRTFKVIDPQSGRQMGFRADITPQVARIDAHTLRREGPSRLCYAGSVLHAQPRALSSSRSPIQLGAELYGDASPSSDVEVISLMLAMLQLADVPDVHMDLGHVGIYRGLARAAGLSGETEQQLFDALQRKAIDEVITLTEGLPAELSGMLRALVDLCGGREVLSAARERLANAPAPVLAALEDLLAIADRLSTRFPELPLYFDLGELRGYHYHTGVVFAVFVPGVGQSIAQGGRYDDIGADFGRARPATGFSTDLKTLVTLGRAEIELPSGGIWMPDSTDAALWQQVCQLRSEGQRVVQALPGQPLAAAREADCDRQLIQQNGLWQVLPLAS